The following are from one region of the Treponema denticola genome:
- a CDS encoding GNAT family N-acetyltransferase, giving the protein MDLSFRLSKDAEYIALMNKDVQELHYRLYPEYFKPFSYDETLNFFKKQLQEENWFCYIVSCDGKDAGYALFYIRDYQENPFRKAYRGIHIDQIGIAPEYRRKGIGKALMKEIEKIAVKEKASQIELTHWELNEDAKCFYESLGFDTYIRFVVKKI; this is encoded by the coding sequence ATGGATTTAAGTTTTAGGTTATCAAAAGATGCAGAGTACATCGCATTAATGAATAAAGATGTACAAGAGCTTCATTATAGATTGTATCCTGAGTATTTTAAACCTTTTTCATATGATGAAACATTAAACTTTTTTAAAAAGCAATTACAAGAAGAAAATTGGTTTTGCTATATTGTCTCTTGTGACGGAAAAGATGCCGGTTATGCTTTATTTTATATTCGGGATTATCAAGAAAACCCTTTTAGAAAAGCTTATAGAGGAATACATATCGATCAAATCGGCATAGCACCTGAATACAGACGAAAGGGAATCGGCAAGGCCCTTATGAAAGAAATTGAAAAAATTGCCGTTAAAGAAAAAGCCTCACAAATCGAGTTGACTCATTGGGAGCTGAACGAAGATGCAAAGTGTTTCTATGAGAGTCTTGGCTTTGATACATATATAAGATTTGTTGTTAAAAAAATATAA
- a CDS encoding pyridoxamine 5'-phosphate oxidase family protein, with the protein MRRVDRAVTDNRQIQSIIEKAKVVHIGMIDNDRPYVVPMQYGFIFNEDKLTLYVHCAKKGRKLDIINKNPHVFIELETEAVIISGGEIPCEYGSEYASVMGDGTAVFVEDEKEKILGLQLLMKTQTGRDFEITEQMTKQVTVLRIDVPCVTAKSRAKV; encoded by the coding sequence ATGAGAAGAGTAGACAGGGCAGTAACGGACAATCGGCAAATACAATCAATTATCGAAAAAGCAAAGGTTGTACATATCGGCATGATCGATAATGACCGGCCGTATGTAGTGCCGATGCAGTACGGTTTTATATTTAACGAAGACAAATTGACTTTATATGTGCACTGCGCAAAAAAAGGGCGGAAGCTGGATATTATCAACAAGAACCCGCATGTTTTTATCGAGCTTGAAACGGAAGCTGTGATTATTTCCGGAGGAGAAATTCCGTGTGAGTACGGATCGGAATATGCAAGCGTTATGGGAGACGGTACAGCTGTTTTTGTTGAAGATGAAAAAGAAAAGATTTTAGGCTTGCAGCTGCTGATGAAAACACAGACAGGCAGAGATTTTGAAATAACCGAACAGATGACAAAACAGGTTACTGTTTTACGTATCGATGTTCCATGTGTAACAGCAAAAAGCAGAGCTAAGGTTTAA
- a CDS encoding head GIN domain-containing protein, whose product MNKVKVIGVVKAATITALLVICISCQSFSCSGEVIKGNGKIETKSFPQNNFNALSISGGWTADIRYSETFSMQIETDENIFPDLDISVAGTTLNIGFKSGYSISPTQCKVSITMPALIKLQTAGSLTAIISSFNMPKDSMSIDIAGSGNITARDITVNTLKVDVSGSGDFSATGKAENMIADISGSGDIKTTDFETEKADISISGSGSAKVWVTRHLKADIGGSGSVRYKGNPVIETKSSGSGRISSL is encoded by the coding sequence ATGAATAAAGTCAAAGTAATCGGTGTTGTAAAAGCTGCCACGATAACGGCTCTTTTGGTTATTTGTATAAGCTGCCAATCTTTTTCCTGTTCTGGTGAAGTGATCAAAGGAAACGGAAAGATAGAAACTAAATCATTCCCTCAAAACAATTTTAATGCTCTTTCCATTTCCGGCGGTTGGACTGCCGACATAAGGTATAGCGAAACCTTTTCCATGCAAATTGAAACGGATGAAAATATTTTCCCCGATTTGGATATATCAGTTGCCGGCACCACCCTTAACATCGGTTTTAAATCGGGGTACAGCATATCACCGACTCAGTGTAAAGTTTCTATCACAATGCCTGCTTTAATAAAGTTGCAGACAGCCGGTTCACTTACAGCTATCATTTCATCATTCAATATGCCTAAAGATTCAATGTCGATAGATATCGCAGGCAGCGGTAATATTACTGCACGCGATATTACGGTAAACACTCTAAAGGTGGACGTATCCGGCTCAGGCGATTTTTCCGCAACAGGGAAGGCCGAAAATATGATAGCGGATATCTCCGGTTCAGGGGATATAAAAACAACGGATTTTGAAACCGAAAAGGCGGATATTTCAATTTCAGGCTCCGGTTCTGCAAAAGTATGGGTTACACGGCATTTAAAAGCCGATATAGGCGGCTCCGGTTCCGTCCGTTATAAGGGTAATCCTGTTATTGAGACTAAAAGTTCAGGCAGTGGCCGCATATCTTCTCTTTAA
- a CDS encoding ABC transporter substrate-binding protein, with protein sequence MKGRLLGCVLAIALLTSCGSKTRENSAAGGDGKAVSGNKTETIRILSQSSYQSKASNVLRDQLTKAGFNVELNTQPDYSSYLVPLKAGDYDLAITGWTTVTGNPDYAVRSLFMTGGDYNNLPVSDAKVDQLIDKAAAETPEQYVETYRELENYLVSEKAYIVPLYSNLRILAYNKELIKNNVRHSKSRSLVWEEFEYNDSSLNEKRPLILTQNTANLTSLWPIKGNDGSINQLNTNMYVRLVNLTDEDDIIAEGSLSYSNVIAEGNKEYYFLLRDDVYFAAVDKNKNVVNTGERVGVDDVIFSLNNARDKNSAPDHRTFTLHGSMESIEAITDLNILKTGKKSGTNTSILSALQESAPTSIKALTADKTKANTKDGVYQVIRIITKRPFPQVLNFLAHQSAGITSVKQVTKVNKDLNVKTYDPKKDVIYGDQSTVTEGSTYNNTLWCSGPYILVKKNEYDIIFMKNPGYMVGSKHEPRIKQITYKVIADNASAVGAFRAGEVDFVPAVDDDKVEILEGDAKVLVSKRSSNSVIYAAFNLKDGSKFRNQKLRQAVLNAVEQEGFIAVYSGLKQKAYSTLSTLIDTGNELKVDLEKSRKLLLEYQNEK encoded by the coding sequence ATGAAAGGAAGATTATTGGGATGTGTTTTAGCTATTGCACTTTTAACCAGTTGCGGTAGTAAAACTAGAGAAAATTCAGCTGCAGGTGGAGACGGTAAAGCTGTTTCTGGAAATAAGACTGAGACAATTAGAATATTATCTCAATCGTCATATCAGAGCAAAGCTTCAAATGTTTTACGGGATCAATTAACAAAAGCAGGCTTTAATGTAGAATTAAATACTCAGCCTGACTATTCAAGTTATTTAGTACCGCTTAAAGCCGGCGATTATGATTTGGCAATAACCGGTTGGACTACAGTTACAGGTAACCCTGATTATGCTGTGAGGTCCCTTTTTATGACCGGTGGAGATTATAATAATTTACCGGTTTCAGATGCTAAAGTCGATCAACTTATAGACAAAGCCGCAGCAGAAACGCCGGAGCAATATGTTGAGACTTACAGAGAATTGGAAAATTATCTTGTATCGGAAAAAGCCTATATTGTTCCTCTTTATTCTAACTTGAGAATATTGGCTTATAACAAAGAATTGATAAAGAATAATGTTAGACATTCTAAATCACGCTCTTTGGTTTGGGAAGAATTTGAGTATAATGATTCTTCTTTAAATGAAAAACGTCCTTTGATTTTGACACAAAATACTGCAAATTTGACATCTTTATGGCCGATAAAAGGTAATGACGGCTCAATTAATCAGTTGAATACAAATATGTATGTAAGATTGGTTAATTTAACTGATGAAGATGATATTATTGCTGAGGGCTCTCTTTCATATAGTAATGTTATAGCCGAAGGAAATAAGGAGTATTATTTCTTACTTAGAGATGATGTATATTTTGCAGCCGTGGATAAAAACAAAAATGTCGTTAACACCGGTGAAAGAGTAGGGGTTGATGATGTAATATTTTCTTTAAATAATGCAAGAGACAAAAATAGTGCACCGGATCATAGGACTTTTACCTTGCATGGAAGTATGGAAAGTATAGAAGCTATAACGGATTTAAATATACTGAAGACCGGTAAAAAATCGGGAACTAATACATCCATATTGAGTGCTTTGCAAGAGTCTGCTCCAACATCAATAAAAGCTCTGACAGCCGATAAAACTAAAGCAAATACTAAGGACGGTGTATATCAAGTAATAAGAATAATTACTAAAAGACCATTTCCGCAAGTGTTAAATTTTTTAGCTCATCAATCAGCCGGAATTACATCAGTTAAACAAGTTACAAAGGTTAATAAAGATTTAAATGTTAAAACTTATGATCCCAAGAAAGATGTAATTTATGGTGATCAATCAACAGTAACGGAAGGAAGTACATATAATAATACTTTATGGTGTTCCGGTCCATATATTCTGGTTAAAAAGAACGAATATGATATAATTTTTATGAAAAACCCCGGATATATGGTTGGTTCTAAGCATGAGCCAAGAATAAAACAGATAACCTATAAGGTTATTGCTGATAATGCCTCTGCAGTAGGCGCTTTTAGAGCTGGAGAAGTTGATTTTGTTCCTGCAGTTGATGATGATAAGGTTGAGATTCTTGAAGGTGATGCAAAAGTATTGGTTTCTAAACGAAGTTCAAATTCTGTTATTTATGCAGCATTTAATTTAAAGGATGGTAGTAAATTTAGAAATCAAAAACTTAGACAAGCTGTACTTAATGCCGTAGAACAAGAAGGTTTTATCGCCGTTTACTCGGGACTTAAGCAAAAAGCATATTCTACATTGTCCACATTGATTGATACGGGCAATGAATTAAAAGTTGATTTAGAAAAGAGTAGAAAATTATTATTAGAATATCAAAATGAAAAATGA